In Excalfactoria chinensis isolate bCotChi1 chromosome 5, bCotChi1.hap2, whole genome shotgun sequence, a single genomic region encodes these proteins:
- the POLR2L gene encoding DNA-directed RNA polymerases I, II, and III subunit RPABC5, whose amino-acid sequence MIIPVRCFTCGKIVGNKWEAYLGLLQAEYTEGDALDALGLKRYCCRRMLLAHVDLIEKLLNYAPLEK is encoded by the exons ATGATCATCCCGGTGCGCTGCTTCACGTGCGGCAAGATCGTCGGCAACAAGTGGGAAGCTTACCTCGGCCTCCTGCAGGCGGAGTACACGGAGGG AGATGCCCTGGATGCCCTTGGTTTGAAGAGATACTGCTGCcgcaggatgctgctggcccACGTGGATCTGATTGAGAAGCTCTTGAATTACGCGCCTCTGGAGAAATGA